A genomic region of Planococcus kocurii contains the following coding sequences:
- the fliD gene encoding flagellar filament capping protein FliD, with protein sequence MRVGGLASGMDTESIVKDMMKVQKLPLDKLMQQKVFTEWQQEAFRDTNLSMSNLRTSASNMRLQSSFNSYSATSSNPTSFTVATTPTAMSGSYKVEVVNVASAGKLNSTLGVSTTAADGKVNPAKSTDQIGVAGKIKVGTIEIEVASTDTFEGVAKKLQDATAASVPALRASFDNTTSRFFIATKGMGSEQAFTMEFTDANGAASTALADKIINNGTATATADGATDGLIKFDGIEIKNLKTNQTVVNGITVNLLQKGAETIVNVQSNPEKPLAMIKDFVDKYNASIETLQKQIIEKRYPDFQPLSDEQKKDLTEKEIELWEEKARSGLLRNDPVLKSAMQDLRRAFMDKVSGIADGNINHLSQIGINTGSYTEGGKLFIDEKKLSEALANKPDEVMALFTTRDAAGNGVGVRVYDTLNAVVKNLSAKAGSASVSIDNSTLAKNIKQMDEEISRWQDRLTRVEDRYWKQFTAMEKALSQMNSQSTWMQQSLFGGA encoded by the coding sequence ATGCGTGTTGGTGGATTAGCATCAGGGATGGACACCGAATCAATTGTGAAAGACATGATGAAAGTCCAAAAACTTCCTTTAGATAAATTAATGCAACAAAAAGTATTCACGGAGTGGCAACAAGAAGCATTTCGCGATACCAACCTGTCAATGTCGAATCTCCGGACGAGTGCGAGCAATATGCGACTTCAGTCGTCGTTCAACTCTTACAGTGCAACGTCATCAAACCCGACAAGCTTCACAGTCGCTACGACACCAACTGCGATGAGCGGTTCGTATAAAGTGGAAGTCGTGAATGTTGCGAGTGCGGGGAAGTTAAATTCAACCCTTGGCGTCAGTACAACAGCCGCTGATGGCAAAGTAAATCCAGCAAAATCGACAGACCAGATCGGCGTAGCCGGAAAAATAAAAGTCGGCACCATTGAAATTGAAGTAGCGAGTACGGATACGTTTGAAGGCGTTGCTAAAAAACTTCAGGATGCCACAGCAGCATCCGTTCCAGCGCTTCGAGCAAGTTTCGATAACACGACATCCCGTTTTTTTATCGCCACAAAAGGAATGGGCAGTGAACAAGCTTTTACAATGGAGTTTACGGACGCGAACGGAGCAGCCAGTACCGCACTGGCCGACAAAATTATTAATAACGGTACCGCTACAGCAACGGCAGATGGAGCTACAGATGGCTTGATCAAGTTTGACGGCATTGAAATTAAAAATTTAAAAACCAATCAAACCGTAGTGAATGGAATTACGGTCAACCTTCTGCAAAAAGGTGCCGAAACAATCGTTAACGTCCAGTCGAACCCTGAAAAGCCATTAGCCATGATCAAAGACTTTGTCGATAAATACAATGCATCCATCGAGACATTGCAAAAGCAAATCATCGAAAAGCGCTATCCCGATTTCCAGCCTTTGTCTGACGAACAGAAAAAGGATTTAACGGAAAAAGAAATCGAATTATGGGAAGAAAAAGCGCGCAGTGGCTTGCTTCGCAACGATCCAGTGTTGAAAAGCGCCATGCAAGATTTGCGTAGAGCATTTATGGACAAAGTATCCGGTATTGCAGATGGCAACATCAATCACTTGTCGCAAATTGGCATTAACACCGGCTCTTATACAGAAGGCGGTAAGTTGTTCATTGATGAAAAAAAACTGAGCGAAGCGTTAGCGAACAAACCCGATGAAGTAATGGCGTTATTCACGACGCGAGACGCTGCGGGCAACGGAGTCGGCGTACGTGTCTACGATACCTTGAACGCCGTCGTTAAAAACCTTAGTGCCAAAGCAGGCAGTGCTTCGGTTAGCATTGACAATAGCACGCTTGCTAAAAACATCAAACAAATGGACGAAGAAATCAGCCGCTGGCAAGATCGTCTGACGCGCGTTGAAGATCGTTATTGGAAACAGTTCACAGCCATGGAGAAAGCACTCAGCCAGATGAACTCACAAAGTACCTGGATGCAACAAAGCTTATTCGGTGGCGCGTAA
- the flaG gene encoding flagellar protein FlaG → MEITKLPSIEFPRVSEPTPVIPKQPIAPEENQHQEADQPITKEAITDKVDSMNTFLESAQTNVKFQFHEEMNVYYVQVINSLTEEILREIPNKKFLDMYASMADMAGLMVDEKL, encoded by the coding sequence ATGGAAATAACAAAACTGCCTTCGATAGAATTTCCGAGAGTGAGCGAACCAACCCCAGTAATACCGAAACAACCCATCGCTCCAGAAGAAAACCAACACCAAGAAGCGGATCAACCCATTACGAAAGAAGCCATTACCGATAAAGTCGACAGCATGAACACATTTTTAGAATCAGCTCAAACCAATGTGAAATTTCAGTTTCATGAAGAAATGAATGTTTATTACGTTCAAGTAATAAATTCGTTAACAGAGGAAATTTTACGCGAAATTCCAAACAAGAAATTTTTAGATATGTATGCCTCGATGGCCGATATGGCAGGCCTCATGGTGGATGAGAAACTATAA
- a CDS encoding glucosaminidase domain-containing protein, protein MTSPISSNLFLYNTIATMAKSMPAMGQTGSDSSSIGSSTSPSTFFAMLMNAMMENMEQTNTGVTQQTGAQVSLPTLTTPLTAPLANSYNPAISIPPLNTQEVPTAATDTSDLKFKPTQFIKLDNTLEGKLDGTAAHFINAGKKYDLDPNLLSAIAIHETGNGSSRAVNDKNNVAGMMGKNGLRSYASVEDSIFDMARNLRQNYLNEGKDTIAKIGAKYAPVGAANDPTGLNNHWTQGVSNHYSKLT, encoded by the coding sequence ATGACCAGTCCAATTTCTTCTAATTTATTTTTATATAACACGATCGCGACGATGGCCAAATCGATGCCGGCTATGGGACAAACTGGTAGTGACAGTAGTTCTATCGGCAGTTCGACAAGTCCGAGTACGTTTTTTGCGATGCTGATGAACGCGATGATGGAAAATATGGAGCAAACAAATACCGGCGTGACACAGCAAACAGGCGCTCAAGTTTCACTGCCTACTTTGACGACACCGTTAACGGCACCACTCGCCAATTCTTATAACCCGGCCATTTCAATACCGCCGCTCAATACGCAAGAAGTGCCAACTGCTGCGACAGATACGAGTGACTTGAAGTTTAAGCCGACGCAATTTATCAAACTAGACAATACACTAGAAGGTAAATTAGATGGGACGGCCGCTCACTTTATCAATGCGGGGAAAAAATACGACTTGGATCCGAATTTATTGTCAGCGATTGCCATTCACGAAACGGGCAATGGCTCGTCGCGCGCAGTTAACGACAAAAACAATGTCGCCGGCATGATGGGCAAAAATGGCTTGCGGAGCTATGCTTCTGTAGAAGACAGCATTTTCGACATGGCGCGCAATTTGCGTCAAAATTATTTGAATGAAGGCAAAGATACGATTGCGAAAATCGGTGCGAAATACGCGCCCGTTGGAGCCGCGAACGACCCAACCGGATTAAACAACCACTGGACACAAGGTGTCAGCAACCACTATTCCAAACTGACATAA
- a CDS encoding YjfB family protein, whose amino-acid sequence MDIAALSMAMSQASVRTEANVSIMKKTIDQAETNGQDVVKMLEQSVRPHIGSRLDIRG is encoded by the coding sequence ATGGATATCGCTGCGTTATCAATGGCAATGAGTCAGGCAAGCGTAAGAACTGAAGCGAATGTATCGATTATGAAAAAGACAATTGATCAAGCGGAGACAAATGGTCAAGATGTTGTAAAAATGCTGGAGCAATCTGTTCGGCCACATATTGGGAGTCGTCTAGATATTAGAGGATAA
- a CDS encoding flagellin encodes MKVNVRTMAKEMMEQTKNSILAQASQAMLAQANQMNQSVLQLLR; translated from the coding sequence ATGAAAGTAAATGTTCGCACGATGGCGAAAGAAATGATGGAACAAACGAAGAACTCGATTCTTGCACAAGCATCACAAGCAATGCTGGCTCAAGCAAATCAGATGAATCAATCAGTATTACAACTGTTGAGATAA
- a CDS encoding flagellin, producing the protein MIINHNIAALNTHRQMGSAQSAQMDSMEKLSSGLRINSAADDAAGLTISEKMRGQIRGLEQGSRNAQDSISLIQTAEGALGETQDILQRMRELAVQAANDTNAGTDRKVLEEEMGQLVKEIDRISTSTEFNTQKLTDGSFKGSFQIGANENQKLDLSINAMNSSSLGLVTGVEVETGVAVGATTTAALTEGTYSVKGGDLVDAAGQKVAKLTLATTLTTAGGATYTFKAIDAGDTVTIGSDGKASLTKDLATGQSNTQLASGTYKFTTTDVFKDDQKIGTHDDAGEITFNDGTTMDLTTVFGMTAPTDGDAMTVKGVGVSSHEQAAATITAINNAIETVSSERSKLGATQNRLDHTINNLNTSAENLTSAESRIRDVDYAKAA; encoded by the coding sequence ATGATTATCAATCACAATATCGCAGCACTTAACACACACAGACAAATGGGCTCAGCTCAAAGCGCACAAATGGACAGCATGGAGAAATTGTCTTCAGGACTTCGCATCAACAGCGCAGCAGATGATGCAGCAGGCCTTACAATCTCTGAAAAAATGCGTGGACAGATTCGTGGATTAGAGCAAGGTTCTCGTAATGCTCAAGATAGTATTTCTTTGATTCAAACTGCAGAAGGTGCTTTAGGTGAAACACAGGATATTCTTCAACGTATGCGTGAATTGGCTGTTCAAGCTGCCAACGATACTAATGCAGGTACTGATAGAAAAGTACTAGAAGAAGAGATGGGTCAATTAGTAAAAGAAATTGATAGGATTTCAACTTCTACAGAGTTTAATACGCAAAAGCTAACAGATGGTTCATTCAAAGGTTCTTTCCAAATTGGGGCAAATGAAAATCAAAAGTTGGATTTATCCATTAACGCTATGAACTCATCAAGTCTCGGATTAGTAACAGGAGTAGAAGTTGAAACAGGTGTTGCAGTTGGTGCCACTACAACTGCTGCATTAACTGAAGGGACGTATAGTGTTAAAGGTGGCGATTTGGTAGATGCTGCAGGTCAAAAAGTAGCTAAACTTACTTTAGCCACGACTTTAACTACTGCAGGAGGAGCCACATATACATTTAAGGCGATTGATGCTGGGGATACAGTAACAATTGGTTCAGATGGGAAAGCTTCGCTTACAAAAGATTTAGCAACTGGACAATCTAATACACAATTAGCATCAGGTACTTATAAGTTCACTACTACTGACGTTTTTAAAGATGATCAGAAAATTGGAACGCACGATGATGCTGGCGAAATTACATTTAACGACGGTACTACAATGGATCTTACAACTGTCTTTGGAATGACTGCACCAACAGATGGGGATGCCATGACAGTAAAAGGTGTAGGTGTTTCAAGTCATGAACAGGCTGCTGCAACGATTACTGCAATCAACAATGCAATCGAAACTGTGTCATCTGAACGTTCTAAACTTGGTGCAACTCAAAACCGTTTAGACCACACAATCAACAACTTGAACACATCAGCTGAAAACTTAACGTCCGCAGAATCACGAATCCGTGACGTTGATTATGCCAAAGCCGCGTAA
- the csrA gene encoding carbon storage regulator CsrA, with amino-acid sequence MLVLGRKKGETIVINDDIEITVTSIEGDMVRLGITAPKQITIHRKEVYLEIQEENKQATSKVINLSDFLSMRKK; translated from the coding sequence ATGCTAGTACTCGGACGCAAAAAAGGCGAAACCATCGTCATCAACGACGACATTGAAATTACGGTAACATCGATCGAAGGCGACATGGTGCGTCTCGGCATTACCGCACCAAAGCAAATTACCATCCACCGAAAAGAAGTGTACTTGGAAATTCAAGAAGAAAACAAACAAGCAACATCAAAAGTTATTAACTTGAGTGATTTTTTGAGTATGAGAAAGAAATAG
- the fliW gene encoding flagellar assembly protein FliW, with the protein MKIQTEQFGEVELAKDRVITFDKGIPGFEEVKDYVLIPADAEGESPFFFLQSVEQVEVSFFLVDPFTFFKDYDIKLEEQMVERLQLEEPTDAIVLTTVTVKGDISSATTNLKAPLVINNKKQRGMQIVLNNKDYQIKQALFQADNTAARQV; encoded by the coding sequence ATGAAAATTCAAACAGAACAATTCGGAGAAGTCGAACTAGCAAAAGATCGCGTCATAACGTTTGATAAAGGAATTCCAGGATTTGAAGAGGTTAAAGACTATGTATTAATCCCCGCAGACGCAGAAGGCGAGTCGCCATTCTTTTTCTTGCAGTCGGTAGAACAGGTGGAAGTGAGCTTCTTTTTAGTTGATCCGTTTACGTTTTTCAAAGACTATGACATTAAGTTAGAAGAGCAAATGGTGGAGCGGCTGCAGCTAGAAGAGCCGACGGATGCCATCGTACTCACGACGGTAACGGTCAAAGGCGACATCAGCAGTGCAACAACGAACTTAAAAGCACCACTCGTCATTAACAATAAAAAACAACGAGGCATGCAAATCGTGTTGAACAACAAAGACTATCAAATCAAGCAGGCGTTATTTCAAGCAGACAACACCGCTGCAAGGCAGGTGTAG
- a CDS encoding adenylate/guanylate cyclase domain-containing protein — translation MKRLKPKTYILEKEYALDRKTVWQLLADNNRMNLSIGLFPVRFSPAKQDGADVFYREAHAKVLGLVPISWQEFPFQWQEHESYTVERRYLTGPMKHYTLTVELFDNAENGTRVKLTARFVPLNVIGYGAIWVTALPAVKKIMGYVDDYLQSGATTVLEAPQKTSKANINLPELERLSALLAKSPVNGDYVELLHRYLADKGDHDVAQIEPVQVAKLWNVDLDEVLRVLLYATKAGLLNLSWNIICPNCRVSKVEHGSLAQLEQQFHCDLCGINYDANFDQFVELNFSVHPTVRQAYAEVYCIGGPMITPHVKAQQVIEIGKTASFSVSVGEDALRFRVLQANDHVSVNSEIKSNQLVYTDLGWSQSAVNGSRNVAITNTSSADIVVALEHADWNKQAVTAAKVTAMQEFRDLFSSEVLSPGQKLGIDHVTILFTDLKGSTLLYETAGDSSAYGQVRNHFDFLTGHIARNSGSVVKTIGDAVMAVFHKPEDGLKAALAIQKNLAVFNKTAKENLVLRLGLYSGAAIAVNSNDRLDYFGRTVNIAARIQGQGEGGDIVLSKDVLALPESVELLNSADVQLEEFSAELKGIDVAVELVRVRLAENLVVEERVV, via the coding sequence GTGAAACGATTGAAACCGAAAACCTACATACTTGAAAAAGAATACGCACTGGACCGGAAAACCGTTTGGCAATTGCTTGCGGACAACAACCGCATGAATTTGTCTATTGGCTTGTTTCCGGTCCGTTTTAGTCCGGCTAAGCAAGACGGGGCGGACGTGTTTTACCGAGAAGCTCATGCCAAAGTGCTCGGACTTGTGCCAATCAGTTGGCAAGAGTTTCCGTTTCAGTGGCAAGAACACGAGAGCTATACGGTCGAACGCCGTTATCTTACCGGACCGATGAAGCATTACACGTTGACAGTCGAGCTATTCGACAACGCGGAAAACGGAACCCGGGTCAAGCTGACCGCTCGCTTTGTGCCGCTTAACGTAATCGGCTACGGAGCGATTTGGGTAACTGCTCTGCCCGCTGTCAAAAAAATCATGGGGTATGTCGATGATTACTTACAGTCTGGAGCAACGACTGTTTTGGAAGCACCACAAAAAACAAGCAAGGCGAACATCAACTTACCCGAACTCGAGCGGCTATCGGCCCTACTCGCAAAGTCACCGGTCAACGGAGACTATGTGGAGTTGTTGCATCGTTATTTAGCGGATAAAGGCGATCACGACGTCGCGCAAATCGAGCCCGTGCAAGTCGCTAAGTTGTGGAACGTCGATTTGGACGAAGTGTTGCGCGTCTTGCTGTATGCCACAAAAGCAGGATTACTAAATCTCAGCTGGAACATCATTTGTCCGAACTGCCGCGTTTCGAAAGTCGAACACGGTTCACTCGCACAGCTAGAGCAGCAATTTCATTGCGATTTATGTGGCATTAACTATGACGCTAATTTTGATCAGTTTGTCGAGTTGAATTTTTCAGTTCACCCAACGGTGCGTCAAGCTTATGCGGAAGTCTATTGTATCGGCGGCCCAATGATTACCCCGCACGTTAAAGCGCAGCAAGTGATCGAAATAGGGAAGACCGCCAGCTTTTCAGTTTCGGTAGGCGAAGACGCGCTACGTTTTCGCGTGCTTCAGGCAAATGACCATGTGTCTGTGAACAGTGAAATAAAATCAAACCAGCTTGTTTACACGGATCTTGGCTGGTCACAAAGTGCAGTGAATGGCTCTCGAAACGTCGCAATCACAAACACCAGCAGCGCAGACATCGTTGTCGCATTAGAACATGCCGATTGGAACAAACAAGCAGTAACGGCCGCTAAAGTCACTGCCATGCAAGAGTTCAGGGATTTGTTTTCTTCGGAAGTGCTGTCACCCGGACAGAAACTCGGCATCGATCACGTGACGATCTTGTTTACCGATTTAAAAGGCTCCACACTGCTGTATGAGACGGCCGGTGACTCGAGTGCCTACGGACAAGTGCGCAATCATTTTGACTTTCTGACGGGTCATATTGCCCGAAATTCCGGCAGCGTCGTGAAAACCATTGGCGACGCCGTCATGGCGGTTTTCCACAAGCCAGAAGACGGGCTGAAAGCGGCGCTCGCCATTCAAAAAAACCTAGCAGTGTTTAACAAGACAGCGAAAGAAAACTTGGTGTTGCGACTCGGCTTGTACAGCGGAGCGGCCATCGCGGTTAATTCCAACGACCGCCTCGATTATTTCGGACGTACTGTGAACATTGCCGCACGCATTCAAGGGCAAGGCGAAGGCGGGGACATTGTCCTTAGTAAAGACGTACTCGCGCTACCGGAGTCAGTCGAGTTGTTGAACAGCGCGGACGTGCAACTAGAAGAGTTTTCGGCCGAGTTAAAAGGCATAGACGTGGCAGTCGAGTTGGTACGGGTTCGGTTAGCGGAGAATTTAGTGGTGGAAGAACGGGTCGTTTGA
- a CDS encoding DUF3307 domain-containing protein — MNQFDVLLLGHLIGDFLLQTSWMAKYKATKWLPLFTHVSVYTAVIAVFGMLSGGLSLPALAIVFVGHLVLDRKTFVMFWVERIQTAKGPEKVWLSIVADQIFHVILLAIAIAIS; from the coding sequence ATGAATCAGTTTGATGTGTTATTGCTTGGTCATTTAATCGGAGACTTTTTACTGCAAACGAGTTGGATGGCCAAATACAAAGCGACCAAGTGGCTGCCGTTATTCACGCATGTGTCGGTTTACACAGCGGTGATTGCCGTCTTTGGCATGTTATCAGGTGGATTGTCTTTGCCCGCACTGGCGATTGTGTTTGTTGGTCATCTTGTATTAGACCGGAAAACCTTCGTCATGTTCTGGGTGGAACGGATCCAAACCGCGAAAGGTCCAGAAAAAGTGTGGTTGTCGATTGTGGCTGATCAAATTTTCCATGTGATTTTACTGGCCATTGCCATTGCGATTTCCTAG
- a CDS encoding GAF and HD-GYP domain-containing protein → MTQLKELESQVRELVMLLEASKQLNSNLEMGEVLESILLQMVQVVGAEAGTLWVLDGERQTIKADAAYGPSSADILNIELKRDEGIVGKVIETGKAELIENVAWHPNWANRVDDSSGFITKSMITVPLAVKGKVLGALQLLNKKDIAFFSEQDIRLAVALANQSALALHNSQMYDELQRMLLSMIRTLAKVLDARDPYTAGHSERVAKYSLWIAEKLGMDAQSCEELYKAALLHDIGKIGIPDNILRKSERLTTDEYTTIKQHTVIGADILSNIEPKEAMVHAIETALSHHERLDGTGYPHGLAGENIPLFARIVGVADAFDAMTTARSYSAGASFESGVEELQRCKGSLFDSRVVDAFAAILQGCNYQIEQYEAQQERGYRL, encoded by the coding sequence ATGACACAACTAAAAGAGTTAGAATCCCAAGTTCGCGAACTGGTGATGTTACTGGAAGCTTCTAAGCAGCTCAATTCAAACTTGGAAATGGGTGAAGTGCTGGAAAGCATCTTGCTGCAGATGGTACAAGTGGTGGGAGCCGAAGCAGGAACCTTGTGGGTACTGGACGGAGAGCGCCAAACGATCAAAGCGGACGCGGCGTACGGACCTTCTTCAGCGGATATTCTCAACATCGAATTAAAGAGAGATGAAGGCATTGTCGGCAAAGTGATCGAAACAGGCAAAGCCGAGTTGATCGAAAACGTCGCATGGCATCCAAACTGGGCAAATCGTGTAGACGACTCGAGCGGCTTTATCACCAAGTCGATGATCACCGTTCCGTTAGCAGTGAAAGGCAAGGTGCTAGGTGCTTTGCAGTTATTAAACAAAAAAGACATCGCTTTTTTCTCCGAACAAGACATCCGTTTAGCAGTAGCACTTGCCAACCAATCGGCGCTGGCACTCCACAACAGCCAAATGTACGACGAACTGCAGCGCATGTTGCTCAGCATGATACGAACACTGGCGAAAGTACTAGATGCGCGTGACCCATATACAGCGGGTCATTCAGAGCGAGTGGCGAAATATTCGTTGTGGATTGCCGAAAAACTCGGAATGGATGCGCAAAGCTGTGAAGAATTATACAAAGCCGCTCTTTTGCACGACATCGGAAAAATCGGTATACCGGACAACATTTTAAGAAAGTCTGAACGACTAACAACGGATGAATATACCACTATTAAACAACATACGGTGATCGGTGCAGATATCTTGTCCAATATCGAACCAAAAGAAGCCATGGTTCATGCCATTGAAACGGCGTTGTCGCATCACGAGCGACTTGATGGCACCGGCTATCCGCATGGCTTGGCAGGCGAAAACATCCCGTTGTTTGCTAGAATCGTTGGAGTTGCCGATGCATTTGACGCCATGACCACAGCGCGTTCTTATAGCGCAGGTGCTTCTTTCGAGTCGGGAGTGGAAGAGTTGCAGCGCTGTAAAGGGAGCTTGTTCGACAGCCGAGTCGTTGATGCATTTGCAGCGATTTTACAGGGTTGTAATTACCAAATCGAGCAATACGAAGCACAGCAGGAGAGAGGCTACCGACTATGA
- a CDS encoding purine-cytosine permease family protein yields MRSEITADQQLIGKKKSYGDESTGDYTFDRVPREERKMGWLSITNITFGIATAIFYFQMGSVMALQFGAANAIISAIYAILVAGILGTIIVYLSAKSGMNVNLLSRGGFGYIGASLTSLIYASNFIMYCAFEGMILVTAVHAYFLAIPTWLLIVVFGTVVIPLNWFGIKQLDKLQKWSLPLFALFLIVAIVVASKYTSTYDGNFWTYMPEGVQIGGTALLLCIGMQHGIMGLTALIASDYARFLKPKDLKIGSIAIGFIPQIFCFGVMGGLGIWFGVTLGESNPGIYIVVLLGLGGVLFTMLTQIRINITNIYSSSLSLSSFFENMFGFTPGRRFWVVVSGVVAMMLMLGGIVDHLDTAMTFQGVALMSWASILVTDALVVKKWLNIGPGYYESRQKNLYKWNPVGVVSLLVPTAIGTIAALGYMGTFLQSTAAFFALVLASILTVVLAVATKGRYYLKKETTDIPKEDWIAESKI; encoded by the coding sequence ATGAGATCTGAGATTACCGCAGATCAACAATTGATTGGCAAGAAAAAAAGCTATGGAGATGAATCCACAGGCGATTATACGTTTGACCGTGTTCCACGCGAAGAACGTAAAATGGGCTGGTTGAGTATCACCAATATTACGTTCGGCATCGCAACCGCTATTTTTTACTTCCAAATGGGAAGTGTCATGGCTTTGCAATTTGGAGCGGCCAATGCCATCATTTCCGCCATCTACGCGATACTCGTCGCAGGCATCCTCGGAACCATCATCGTTTACCTATCGGCCAAATCCGGCATGAACGTCAATTTACTATCCCGCGGAGGGTTCGGTTACATCGGGGCCTCGTTAACTTCCTTAATCTACGCATCGAACTTTATCATGTATTGTGCGTTTGAAGGCATGATTTTGGTCACTGCTGTCCATGCTTATTTCCTCGCCATCCCCACATGGCTCTTGATCGTTGTATTTGGAACAGTTGTCATTCCGTTAAATTGGTTTGGCATTAAACAATTGGATAAATTGCAAAAATGGTCATTGCCATTGTTTGCGCTATTCTTAATAGTGGCCATCGTCGTTGCGTCCAAGTACACATCTACGTACGATGGCAACTTTTGGACGTATATGCCAGAAGGTGTCCAAATCGGTGGAACGGCCTTGCTGTTATGTATTGGTATGCAACATGGCATTATGGGATTAACGGCGTTGATCGCCTCTGATTACGCGCGTTTCTTAAAGCCAAAAGATTTGAAAATCGGCTCTATTGCTATTGGGTTTATTCCGCAGATTTTCTGTTTCGGGGTTATGGGTGGTCTCGGTATTTGGTTTGGCGTAACACTCGGTGAATCAAATCCTGGCATTTACATTGTTGTCTTACTCGGACTTGGCGGTGTATTGTTTACGATGCTGACGCAAATCCGCATCAACATTACCAATATCTACAGCAGCTCACTATCCCTATCGAGCTTTTTTGAAAATATGTTTGGCTTTACACCCGGGCGACGTTTTTGGGTAGTGGTCTCAGGTGTCGTCGCGATGATGCTCATGCTTGGCGGAATCGTTGACCATTTAGATACGGCAATGACGTTCCAAGGTGTGGCGCTGATGAGCTGGGCTTCGATTTTAGTGACGGACGCATTGGTCGTCAAAAAATGGCTGAACATCGGTCCGGGCTATTACGAATCGAGGCAGAAAAATCTATACAAATGGAATCCAGTCGGCGTCGTGTCATTGCTCGTGCCAACTGCCATCGGAACAATCGCAGCACTCGGCTACATGGGAACTTTCCTGCAAAGCACAGCCGCATTTTTCGCATTGGTTTTAGCCTCGATTTTAACAGTGGTTTTAGCGGTAGCTACAAAAGGCCGTTATTATTTGAAAAAAGAAACAACCGATATTCCGAAAGAAGATTGGATTGCCGAATCAAAAATCTAA